Proteins from a genomic interval of Methanococcoides sp. AM1:
- the mtrC gene encoding tetrahydromethanopterin S-methyltransferase subunit MtrC — MSAGGAGGEATGGIAQNTLIAVGALGGLIAAYAGHLLVQAAGPAFAFIGALGAICAIVWGAAAVRRVASYGLGTGVPSIGMMALGMGVVASMFGLAVGGIAGPIVAFITASIIGLVIGALANRVLGMGIPIMEQSMTEIAGAGALTIIGLSVAMTGTFMFDAVLETVVATGYIAVIFIAGGMAILHPFNANLGPDEKQDRTLTTGVEKGAIAMIIAGIVATVSTDASAIPTIVIGIALWYVAFRKYVELVNRDAYKVLGTGLLPTEEELE, encoded by the coding sequence ATGTCAGCAGGAGGAGCTGGTGGAGAAGCCACTGGCGGTATTGCACAGAACACATTGATCGCTGTAGGAGCTCTTGGCGGACTTATTGCCGCATACGCAGGACACTTGCTTGTACAGGCTGCAGGACCAGCATTCGCATTTATTGGCGCTCTTGGAGCGATCTGTGCGATCGTATGGGGTGCCGCAGCAGTAAGACGTGTAGCAAGCTACGGTCTTGGTACCGGTGTACCATCCATTGGTATGATGGCACTTGGTATGGGAGTTGTCGCATCTATGTTCGGACTTGCCGTTGGTGGCATTGCCGGACCTATCGTCGCATTCATCACAGCATCCATCATTGGACTCGTCATTGGTGCACTCGCTAACAGGGTACTTGGAATGGGCATTCCTATAATGGAGCAGTCCATGACAGAGATCGCTGGTGCAGGCGCACTTACCATCATTGGACTCAGTGTCGCAATGACTGGAACTTTCATGTTCGATGCTGTACTGGAAACCGTTGTTGCAACAGGATACATCGCTGTGATCTTTATCGCAGGCGGTATGGCGATCCTTCACCCATTCAATGCAAACCTCGGTCCTGATGAAAAGCAGGACAGAACACTCACAACAGGTGTTGAGAAAGGTGCTATCGCAATGATCATTGCAGGTATCGTCGCAACTGTATCAACCGATGCATCAGCTATACCAACTATCGTGATCGGTATTGCTCTGTGGTATGTTGCATTCAGGAAATACGTTGAACTCGTTAACAGGGACGCATACAAGGTACTTGGAACAGGTCTCCTGCCAACCGAGGAGGAATTAGAATGA
- a CDS encoding tetrahydromethanopterin S-methyltransferase subunit B — protein sequence MSMVHVAPEAHLVLDPLTSVLAEEREDIICYSMDPVMEQIDELDKIADDLINSLSPDRKLLNSYPGREQTALKAGFYGNTFYGVVVGLIFSGMVALALYILSLIGGF from the coding sequence ATGAGCATGGTACACGTAGCACCAGAAGCACATCTTGTACTGGACCCACTTACATCAGTCCTTGCAGAAGAGCGTGAAGACATCATCTGTTACTCAATGGATCCAGTAATGGAACAGATCGATGAACTTGACAAGATCGCTGATGATCTGATCAATTCACTCTCACCTGACAGAAAGCTATTGAACTCATACCCAGGCAGGGAACAGACAGCACTCAAAGCCGGTTTCTACGGTAACACTTTCTATGGTGTTGTTGTCGGTCTCATCTTCTCAGGTATGGTTGCATTGGCTCTTTACATACTCAGTCTGATCGGAGGATTCTAA
- the mtrA gene encoding tetrahydromethanopterin S-methyltransferase subunit A has protein sequence MADKREPADGWPTLKGEYEIGDVQNCVAVITCGSHLPGAPQLEAGAAITGPCKTENLGLEKVVAQIISNPNIRFLIVTGSEVKGHITGEAFMMIHKNGVSDNRIVGATGAIPYVENLSDEAVERFQNQVEPIEMIGTEDMGQIIAKIKECVAKDPGAFDADPMLIEVGEAGGEEEEEAGGLKPMAAEIATIRNRILDIDREMVIAGNWNKYHAGVHAGKVEGIMIGLAITLSLLGLLLFGR, from the coding sequence ATGGCAGATAAAAGAGAACCAGCAGATGGTTGGCCAACCCTGAAAGGTGAATATGAGATAGGGGACGTTCAGAACTGCGTTGCAGTCATCACCTGTGGATCACACCTGCCAGGCGCACCTCAATTAGAAGCAGGAGCTGCCATCACAGGTCCATGTAAAACAGAGAACCTTGGTCTGGAAAAAGTAGTTGCACAGATCATCTCAAACCCTAACATCAGATTCCTCATCGTAACAGGTTCTGAAGTAAAGGGACACATTACTGGTGAAGCATTCATGATGATCCACAAGAACGGTGTCAGTGACAACCGTATTGTTGGAGCAACAGGTGCAATTCCATATGTTGAGAACCTGAGCGATGAAGCAGTCGAGAGGTTCCAGAATCAGGTAGAGCCTATAGAAATGATCGGTACCGAAGATATGGGACAGATCATTGCAAAGATCAAGGAATGTGTAGCAAAAGACCCTGGTGCCTTTGATGCTGATCCTATGCTCATCGAAGTCGGCGAAGCTGGCGGCGAAGAGGAAGAAGAGGCAGGCGGACTTAAGCCAATGGCGGCTGAGATCGCAACCATCAGGAACAGGATCCTTGACATTGACAGGGAAATGGTCATTGCCGGTAACTGGAACAAGTACCACGCAGGTGTACACGCGGGTAAGGTCGAAGGTATCATGATCGGTCTTGCAATTACGCTGTCACTACTTGGCCTATTGTTATTCGGGAGGTAA
- a CDS encoding tetrahydromethanopterin S-methyltransferase subunit F, which translates to MAEEIEGQGVPMVISPQMGAIENVVERIRYRAQLIARNQKLDSGVNATAATGFIVGFAFAVLMVLILPLIIWQVGGVI; encoded by the coding sequence ATGGCAGAAGAAATAGAAGGACAAGGAGTCCCAATGGTCATCAGCCCACAGATGGGTGCCATTGAAAACGTTGTCGAAAGAATTCGATACAGGGCTCAGCTTATCGCAAGGAACCAGAAACTCGACTCCGGAGTTAATGCTACAGCTGCAACCGGTTTCATTGTCGGTTTCGCATTTGCAGTGCTGATGGTACTGATACTCCCATTGATCATCTGGCAAGTAGGTGGTGTAATATGA
- the mtrG gene encoding tetrahydromethanopterin S-methyltransferase subunit MtrG, which produces MSDGKSATASVVTDPADFNEVLEKLNEIDEKIEFVNSEIAQRIGKKVGRDIGIIYGAVAGILMFLIYISISPILI; this is translated from the coding sequence ATGAGCGATGGAAAAAGCGCAACAGCAAGTGTTGTAACAGACCCTGCAGATTTCAACGAGGTTCTTGAGAAGCTCAATGAGATCGACGAAAAGATCGAATTCGTAAACAGTGAGATCGCACAGAGGATCGGAAAGAAAGTAGGAAGAGACATAGGAATCATATACGGAGCAGTCGCTGGTATATTGATGTTCCTCATCTACATTTCAATATCCCCGATACTCATCTGA
- the mtrH gene encoding tetrahydromethanopterin S-methyltransferase subunit H, with protein sequence MFKFDKKQEVFEVGGVKFGGQPGQYPTVLIGSMFYNRHNIVTDEDEGVFNKEAADNLWNHMLEMTDVTGNPCVNQIVGETPQAIKKYIDWFVAEDDKTPFLIDSSAGEVRAAAAEYVTEIGVADRAIYNSINGSIHDDEIEAIRKSDIDASIVLAFNATDPTVKGKLEVLESGGPGQSMGMLDIAKDCGITKPLVDVAATPLGAGAGASMRAVVAVKGHFGLPVGGGYHNLASAWDWMKEYKKQFETKEQRKAVYMPADIGTNLVPQTLGSNFQLFGPIENTDTVYPATALVDIILAETAKELGLEIMDENHPINKLV encoded by the coding sequence ATGTTCAAATTTGACAAGAAACAGGAAGTATTCGAGGTTGGAGGCGTCAAGTTCGGCGGTCAGCCTGGCCAGTACCCAACAGTTCTGATCGGTTCAATGTTCTACAACAGACACAACATCGTGACCGATGAAGATGAGGGAGTTTTCAACAAGGAAGCAGCAGACAATCTCTGGAACCACATGCTTGAGATGACAGACGTAACCGGTAACCCATGTGTTAACCAGATCGTCGGTGAAACACCACAGGCAATCAAGAAGTACATTGACTGGTTCGTTGCAGAGGATGATAAGACACCATTCCTTATCGACTCTTCAGCAGGTGAAGTACGTGCAGCAGCAGCTGAGTACGTAACAGAGATCGGTGTAGCTGACAGGGCTATCTACAACTCTATCAACGGTAGTATCCATGATGACGAGATCGAGGCTATCAGAAAGAGTGACATCGATGCTTCAATCGTCCTTGCATTCAACGCAACAGACCCAACCGTCAAAGGAAAGCTCGAGGTTCTTGAGTCCGGTGGCCCAGGTCAGAGCATGGGTATGCTCGACATCGCAAAGGACTGTGGAATCACAAAGCCACTCGTCGATGTAGCTGCAACTCCACTCGGAGCAGGTGCAGGTGCATCCATGAGAGCAGTCGTTGCTGTAAAGGGACACTTCGGTCTCCCTGTTGGCGGTGGATACCACAACCTTGCATCCGCATGGGACTGGATGAAGGAATACAAGAAGCAGTTCGAGACAAAGGAACAGCGCAAGGCAGTTTATATGCCAGCAGATATCGGAACAAACCTTGTCCCACAGACACTTGGTTCAAACTTCCAGCTGTTCGGTCCTATCGAGAACACTGACACAGTCTACCCTGCAACCGCACTCGTAGACATCATCCTTGCTGAGACCGCAAAAGAGCTCGGTCTTGAGATCATGGATGAGAACCACCCAATCAACAAACTGGTTTAA
- the hdrB gene encoding CoB--CoM heterodisulfide reductase subunit B gives MTNVSLFLGCVIPNRYPGIEKSTKLCLDKLGVDCVDLEGASCCPAPGVLRSFDKATWLALAGRNIALSEELDRDLLTICNGCYGSLADANQEVRADEQLKKDVNSHLGKIGRSIKGSHDVRHITEFLYKEVGTEKIREIITRPLELKIAVHYGCHLLKPSKGRVGSSVERPSFFDELVEATGAESVEYPDKTECCGAGGGVRSALPDEALALTGHKLSMIESVGVDCIVNACPFCHMQLDAGQVDLNEKHGTSHNIPVLHYTQLLGLALGFSVEDLGIDLNETKNSEFFEKFV, from the coding sequence ATGACAAATGTATCACTTTTTCTGGGATGTGTCATCCCTAATCGTTATCCAGGTATTGAAAAGAGCACAAAGCTCTGTCTTGATAAACTTGGAGTAGACTGTGTTGACCTGGAAGGTGCATCATGCTGCCCTGCTCCGGGGGTGCTCCGTTCTTTTGACAAAGCCACCTGGCTTGCGCTGGCCGGCAGGAACATTGCACTTTCTGAAGAGCTGGACCGCGACCTGCTAACGATCTGCAATGGTTGTTATGGCTCACTTGCTGATGCAAATCAAGAGGTCAGGGCAGATGAACAGCTTAAAAAAGACGTGAACTCCCATCTTGGAAAGATCGGAAGGAGCATTAAGGGCAGTCATGATGTCCGTCACATCACCGAATTTTTGTACAAAGAAGTTGGTACGGAGAAGATCCGTGAGATCATCACCCGGCCGTTAGAATTGAAGATCGCTGTGCACTATGGTTGTCATCTTTTGAAACCATCTAAAGGACGTGTTGGTTCAAGTGTTGAGAGGCCATCGTTCTTTGATGAACTTGTGGAAGCTACAGGTGCGGAAAGTGTAGAATATCCTGACAAGACGGAGTGCTGCGGCGCTGGTGGCGGGGTCAGATCTGCATTACCTGATGAAGCTCTTGCACTTACCGGTCACAAATTATCCATGATCGAATCCGTGGGCGTTGATTGCATTGTGAATGCATGCCCCTTCTGCCATATGCAGCTGGATGCCGGGCAGGTGGATCTCAATGAGAAACATGGTACCTCGCACAATATTCCTGTACTTCACTACACACAGCTTCTGGGATTGGCTCTTGGTTTCTCTGTGGAGGATCTGGGGATCGACCTGAATGAAACGAAGAACTCAGAGTTCTTTGAGAAATTCGTATAA
- the hdrC gene encoding CoB--CoM heterodisulfide reductase subunit C → MEKTGSTILKCMHCGVCSGSCPSGRHTSLNVRKLLKKARNDPEVLSDDSLWMCTTCYNCQERCPRGIDIVDAIFEMRALAVHEGIIYPEHRAVGELLLEHGHAVPINEENRAKREALGLDPLPPTVHSFPEGLEEVKKLLASCKFDELMSDK, encoded by the coding sequence ATGGAAAAGACCGGCTCTACAATTCTAAAATGCATGCATTGCGGGGTTTGCAGCGGTAGCTGTCCCTCGGGAAGACATACAAGCCTGAATGTCAGAAAGCTCCTGAAGAAGGCACGCAATGATCCGGAAGTCCTTTCTGATGATTCCTTGTGGATGTGCACTACCTGCTACAATTGTCAGGAGAGGTGCCCGCGTGGCATAGATATTGTTGATGCTATATTCGAGATGCGTGCACTTGCTGTTCACGAAGGTATAATTTATCCTGAACACCGGGCGGTGGGGGAATTGCTGCTGGAACATGGGCATGCCGTCCCCATTAATGAAGAGAACAGGGCAAAGAGGGAAGCTCTGGGGCTTGATCCGCTACCACCTACAGTTCACAGTTTCCCGGAAGGGTTGGAAGAGGTAAAGAAATTGCTGGCATCATGTAAGTTCGATGAATTGATGTCCGATAAATGA
- the glnA gene encoding type I glutamate--ammonia ligase, producing the protein MTNSDKKIQTKEEVLEAVTECDVKFIRTQFTDTLGMIKSWAIPSENLEDAFNDGVMFDGSSIEGFTRIEESDMMLMPDPTTFNILPWRPSEGAVARIIGDVKLPDGTPFQGDPRYILKRGIQQAKDMGFTMNVGPELEFFLFKLDEHGNPTTELTDYGGYFDFAPLDRAQDVRREIDYALEHMGFKLEASHHEVAPSQHEIDFRFGDVLTTADSVVTFKYVVKSIAYHKGYYATFMPKPLYGVNGSGMHANQSLMTEDGKNAFYDPDAENGLSENARYYIGGLLDHISEFTAITNPVVNSYKRLVPGYEAPIYITWSDSNRSSLIRIPAARGKGTRVELRNPDPSCNPYLAFAVMLEAGLDGIRNRIEPGESLRMNIFELSEKEREDMGIESLPGNLKAAIDKMNKSKFVRNALGDHVFENYLAAKTAEWDAYKARVHQWELDTYLSIL; encoded by the coding sequence ATGACAAACTCTGACAAAAAGATACAGACCAAGGAAGAAGTTCTGGAAGCAGTTACCGAATGTGATGTAAAGTTCATCAGAACACAATTCACAGACACATTGGGAATGATCAAAAGCTGGGCGATCCCTTCAGAGAATCTGGAAGATGCATTCAATGATGGTGTTATGTTCGATGGCTCATCCATCGAAGGTTTCACAAGGATCGAAGAATCGGACATGATGCTCATGCCTGACCCGACCACCTTCAACATACTCCCATGGAGACCATCTGAAGGTGCAGTGGCACGTATCATCGGCGATGTCAAACTGCCTGACGGGACACCTTTCCAGGGAGATCCCAGATACATCCTCAAAAGAGGAATCCAGCAGGCAAAGGACATGGGATTCACCATGAACGTCGGACCGGAACTGGAGTTCTTCCTCTTCAAACTGGACGAGCACGGAAATCCAACTACCGAACTGACTGACTATGGTGGATATTTTGACTTTGCACCCCTCGACAGGGCCCAGGACGTTCGCAGGGAGATCGACTATGCCCTCGAGCACATGGGGTTCAAGCTGGAAGCCTCACACCACGAGGTCGCACCCTCACAACACGAGATCGACTTCAGGTTCGGGGATGTCCTGACCACAGCAGACAGTGTTGTGACCTTCAAATACGTTGTCAAGTCCATTGCCTACCACAAAGGGTACTATGCAACATTCATGCCAAAGCCGCTATACGGCGTCAATGGCTCAGGAATGCACGCAAACCAGTCTCTGATGACAGAGGACGGGAAGAATGCATTCTACGACCCTGATGCAGAGAATGGCCTTTCTGAGAACGCCAGATACTACATCGGAGGACTCCTCGACCACATCAGCGAATTTACAGCCATCACAAATCCGGTGGTAAACTCTTACAAGCGTCTCGTCCCGGGCTATGAGGCACCCATATACATCACATGGTCCGACAGCAACAGAAGTTCACTTATCCGCATCCCTGCTGCAAGAGGAAAGGGAACACGTGTGGAACTCAGGAACCCGGACCCTTCATGCAACCCGTACCTGGCATTTGCAGTGATGCTGGAAGCAGGACTTGATGGTATAAGGAACAGGATCGAACCCGGAGAATCACTCAGGATGAACATCTTTGAACTTAGTGAAAAAGAAAGAGAGGACATGGGGATCGAGTCACTTCCCGGCAACCTGAAAGCAGCGATTGACAAAATGAATAAGAGCAAATTCGTGAGAAACGCTCTTGGAGACCATGTATTCGAGAATTATCTCGCTGCAAAGACTGCGGAGTGGGATGCTTACAAGGCACGTGTGCATCAATGGGAACTTGACACGTACCTTAGCATATTGTAA
- a CDS encoding glutamine amidotransferase family protein — protein sequence MCGIIGVIDRKRALMDGSSIRDALSLMNERGSGEGAGYAAYGIYPDYQDCYAIHVFFDNLVEPKSRVDHMLHKWGRIVHQEAIPTYEQDGLKRSHIPWRYFFKPYSDLMAGSTTPEDDVMKYIVMETNSNIQGALIFSSGKNMGVFKASGWPEDVANFYRIEDYKGYIWLAHNRYPTNTPGWWGGAHPFNLLDWAVVHNGEITSYGTNRRYVESNGYTCSMFTDTEVVAYLFDLLGRRHGLPEDIVVKALAPPFWDEIDNMPEKEQELNHAIRLTYGPALMNGPFAIVVATHEGIVGFTDRIKLRPLVIGENGDRLYISSEEAAIRVMDPEVQNIHMPRAGEPVIGRLNV from the coding sequence ATGTGTGGAATAATAGGTGTGATCGACAGGAAAAGGGCACTGATGGATGGTTCCAGTATTCGCGATGCACTGAGTCTTATGAATGAAAGAGGAAGTGGAGAAGGTGCAGGCTATGCAGCATATGGGATATATCCTGATTATCAGGACTGCTATGCGATCCATGTTTTCTTTGACAACCTTGTAGAACCAAAGTCCCGGGTTGATCATATGCTCCATAAATGGGGCCGCATCGTGCACCAGGAAGCTATACCAACATACGAGCAGGACGGACTTAAAAGGAGCCACATCCCATGGAGATACTTCTTCAAACCTTACAGTGACCTGATGGCAGGAAGTACAACTCCTGAAGATGATGTCATGAAGTACATTGTCATGGAAACAAATTCCAACATACAGGGAGCACTGATATTCTCATCCGGAAAGAACATGGGAGTTTTCAAAGCTTCCGGCTGGCCCGAGGATGTTGCCAACTTCTACCGCATTGAGGACTACAAAGGATACATCTGGCTTGCACACAACCGCTATCCAACCAATACCCCGGGATGGTGGGGAGGAGCGCACCCATTCAACCTTCTTGACTGGGCAGTCGTGCACAACGGAGAGATCACATCATACGGTACGAACAGACGTTATGTTGAAAGCAATGGATACACCTGCAGCATGTTCACCGATACCGAAGTAGTCGCATATCTTTTCGACCTTCTGGGCAGAAGGCATGGACTTCCGGAGGATATTGTGGTAAAAGCACTTGCACCACCGTTCTGGGATGAGATAGACAATATGCCGGAAAAGGAACAGGAGCTAAACCATGCGATCCGCCTCACCTACGGACCTGCCCTCATGAACGGACCGTTCGCAATAGTAGTGGCCACTCATGAAGGGATCGTAGGATTTACTGACAGGATCAAGCTAAGGCCACTTGTAATTGGCGAGAATGGAGACCGCCTTTACATCTCAAGCGAGGAAGCTGCCATCCGCGTCATGGACCCTGAAGTACAGAACATACACATGCCAAGAGCAGGAGAACCTGTTATCGGGAGGTTGAACGTATGA
- a CDS encoding glutamate synthase-related protein, with product MSLGSVPLKYKVTIDREQCMHCMRCIDNCSYGVFHKEDDRIIIDSRKCTACHHCISMCPRDAISLKERPVDYRSHPLWTAEAREDIINQARTGKIILAGMGNAKPYPVIFDRLVLDACQVTNPSIDPLREPMELRTYIGKKPSRLEIDKKDNGDIDLLTKLTPNLKLETPIMIGHMSYGAISLNAQLSLAKAVEKTGTFMGTGEGGLHEAIYPYQKNMIVQVASGRFGVDINYLERGAAIEIKIGQGAKPGIGGHLPGEKVCQDVSCTRMIPLGSDAISPAPHHDIYSIEDLAQLVRSLKEATEWKKPVFVKIAAVHNAAAIAAGIARSSADAVVIDGFRGGSGATPKVFRDNVGIPIEAAVASVDQKLKDQGIRNKISVIASGGIRNSADIAKSIALGADAVYIGTGALIAMGCRVCGQCYRGMCPWGIATQRPDLVGRLDPEVESEHVANLIRSWTLELSELMGAAGINSIESLRSNRSRLRGYMLDEGTLDVLQVKPVGA from the coding sequence ATGAGCCTGGGAAGCGTACCCCTAAAATACAAAGTTACAATCGACCGCGAGCAGTGCATGCACTGTATGAGGTGTATCGATAACTGTTCGTATGGAGTTTTCCACAAGGAAGATGACAGGATAATCATCGATTCCCGAAAGTGTACCGCATGTCACCACTGCATATCCATGTGCCCGAGAGATGCCATATCACTGAAAGAACGACCTGTGGATTACCGTAGCCATCCGCTCTGGACAGCTGAGGCACGCGAGGATATCATCAACCAGGCACGTACAGGAAAGATCATCCTTGCAGGCATGGGAAATGCAAAACCATATCCGGTTATCTTTGACAGGCTTGTGCTTGATGCCTGCCAGGTAACAAACCCGAGTATTGACCCGCTGCGTGAACCAATGGAGCTTCGGACATATATTGGAAAGAAGCCATCAAGACTTGAGATCGATAAGAAGGATAATGGTGACATAGATCTGCTCACCAAACTTACACCTAACCTCAAACTTGAAACTCCGATCATGATCGGCCATATGAGCTATGGCGCCATCAGCCTGAACGCACAGCTAAGCCTTGCTAAAGCTGTGGAGAAGACAGGGACTTTCATGGGAACCGGGGAAGGAGGCCTTCATGAGGCCATCTACCCGTACCAGAAAAATATGATAGTACAGGTGGCTTCCGGCCGTTTCGGTGTGGACATCAACTACCTCGAAAGAGGAGCTGCCATAGAGATCAAGATCGGACAGGGTGCAAAGCCCGGTATCGGAGGTCACCTTCCGGGAGAAAAGGTATGTCAGGATGTGTCCTGTACCCGCATGATACCCCTTGGAAGTGACGCGATCAGCCCTGCGCCTCACCATGACATATACAGCATAGAAGACCTTGCACAGCTTGTGAGAAGCCTTAAGGAAGCCACCGAGTGGAAGAAACCTGTGTTCGTGAAGATAGCCGCTGTGCACAATGCGGCGGCAATTGCAGCAGGTATTGCACGTTCCTCGGCAGACGCTGTGGTCATAGACGGATTCCGCGGTGGTAGCGGAGCAACACCAAAGGTATTCAGGGACAATGTTGGCATTCCTATCGAGGCAGCTGTTGCAAGCGTTGACCAGAAGCTCAAGGACCAGGGGATCAGGAACAAGATCTCGGTCATTGCAAGTGGCGGTATCCGCAACAGTGCGGATATTGCAAAATCCATCGCTCTCGGAGCAGATGCAGTTTACATCGGCACAGGAGCACTTATCGCAATGGGATGCCGTGTTTGCGGCCAGTGTTACAGGGGTATGTGCCCCTGGGGAATTGCAACCCAGAGACCTGACCTTGTAGGGCGCCTTGACCCGGAAGTAGAATCCGAGCATGTGGCAAATCTCATCCGCTCATGGACACTTGAGCTTAGCGAACTGATGGGAGCTGCCGGTATCAACAGTATTGAAAGCCTGAGGAGCAACAGGAGCCGTCTGCGAGGATATATGCTGGATGAAGGGACCCTTGATGTCCTGCAGGTCAAACCGGTAGGGGCCTGA
- a CDS encoding Coenzyme F420 hydrogenase/dehydrogenase, beta subunit C-terminal domain, with protein MYERNYTDLESNIWHTGKCACCGACVAVCPANSLFFETGENSTHPLNDGYCKSAVDGVSCGACYEVCPRIDERKIETIGNSINIVSASANFDVEKKQSGGAVTAILMNALEQGLVDAVITVAEDQWSLKPRSTIITSSEMMTKHAGSRYNWWVPLLWALKEAVITKKYRNIAIVGVPCVVQAISEMRKSEHDLIRPFKDSIRLMIGLFCTETFDYEKMVEGKIKKEMGIYPWQIKRLDVPGKLEITTENGKIHTIPLSKLDDCIRPGCAICKDLTALDADISAGSIGSPQGQTTLIVRTPIGNKFFMSAVDERKLVVSDGVDLKPIETLANKKIKRRA; from the coding sequence ATGTATGAACGAAATTATACAGATCTTGAAAGCAATATCTGGCACACTGGAAAATGTGCATGTTGTGGCGCATGTGTTGCAGTTTGTCCGGCAAATTCCCTATTCTTTGAAACCGGAGAGAATTCCACACACCCATTGAATGACGGATACTGCAAGTCAGCTGTTGATGGGGTGTCCTGCGGCGCCTGCTATGAGGTCTGCCCGAGGATAGATGAACGGAAGATCGAGACCATTGGGAATTCGATCAATATAGTGTCCGCCTCGGCAAACTTCGATGTTGAGAAGAAGCAAAGTGGAGGTGCGGTCACTGCAATTCTTATGAACGCACTTGAACAAGGTCTTGTGGATGCGGTCATCACTGTTGCCGAAGATCAATGGAGTCTTAAGCCCAGGTCAACGATCATAACTTCCAGCGAGATGATGACTAAACATGCCGGAAGCCGGTATAACTGGTGGGTACCCCTTTTATGGGCATTAAAGGAAGCTGTCATCACCAAAAAATACCGCAATATAGCGATAGTAGGTGTACCCTGCGTGGTCCAGGCGATCAGTGAGATGCGAAAAAGTGAGCATGACCTGATAAGGCCATTCAAGGATTCCATCAGGCTGATGATCGGTCTTTTCTGTACAGAGACATTCGACTATGAGAAAATGGTAGAGGGGAAGATCAAAAAAGAGATGGGAATATACCCATGGCAGATCAAGCGCCTTGATGTTCCCGGAAAACTGGAGATCACCACCGAGAACGGAAAAATTCACACAATTCCGCTTTCCAAGCTTGATGACTGCATACGCCCGGGTTGTGCCATATGTAAAGACCTGACAGCACTCGATGCGGATATTTCTGCCGGGTCCATCGGAAGCCCACAGGGTCAGACCACACTTATCGTACGCACACCCATAGGAAACAAGTTCTTCATGAGCGCTGTTGATGAAAGAAAGCTTGTGGTCTCGGATGGGGTGGACCTGAAGCCCATAGAAACTCTTGCGAACAAAAAGATAAAAAGAAGAGCATGA